Below is a window of Sulfitobacter sp. SK012 DNA.
GTACTTGCCTCAGAAGATGCAGCGCAGGCCCAGGGCCTTAAGATTCGGGCGCATATCATCGGCCACGCGAGCCACGCGCAGGCACCAGGTCTCTTCACTACGGCCCCAGTTCCTGCGGCGCAAAAACTGCTACAGAACATTGGTTGGCGTAAAGAAGACGTTGATCTTTGGGAGGTTAACGAGGCCTTTGCCGTGGTCCCGCTGGCCTTCATGCACGAGATGGGCCTCAGCCACGACATTGTTAACGTAAACGGCGGTGCCTGTGCGCTTGGTCATCCAATTGGGGCATCTGGCGCGCGAATCATGGTTACCCTGCTGAATGCTTTGGAAAAGCGTGGCTTCAAAAAGGGGATCGCCGCGATTTGCATCGGCGGCGGCGAAGGAACTGCGATTGCGATTGAACGCATCTGATTTCTTTTGACCGTACACTCGTGGGGGCGATGACAACTCCACCCTCCCGCTGGCACAGGCACAGACAAACATGACCGTAGATTACTTAACGCTCGCTAAAACCGTTGCTGCACTGACCGCAGATGAGACAGATCCGATTGCTCTTATGGCTACAATCGCCTGCGAGGTTCATCATTTTGATGACCGCTTTGATTGGACTGGATTTTACCGCGTGACCGGACCTGAGCTGCTTAAAATTGGGCCTTACCAAGGTGGTCATGGCTGTTTGGTGATCCCCTTCTCTCGCGGTGTTTGCGGGGCTGCAGCGCGTACCGGCCA
It encodes the following:
- a CDS encoding GAF domain-containing protein yields the protein MTVDYLTLAKTVAALTADETDPIALMATIACEVHHFDDRFDWTGFYRVTGPELLKIGPYQGGHGCLVIPFSRGVCGAAARTGQTQLVSDVDLFEGHIACATSTRSELVLPVYNGAGILLGVFDIDSNQPNAFSQEDAGALEDILKVSFAAVK